One region of Chitinophagales bacterium genomic DNA includes:
- a CDS encoding T9SS type A sorting domain-containing protein — translation MKTLITNSILIFLMHSLFAQATYDTVSLGNGYANQAWYQLQSGNTTTVAKNTWDIAFATGGMSSTIWINSAADVELWRFPNGSTSDWASLTDTAGISTWQQLYNSEETWAVGAFSQTADPNDDFDLGWGTYSMVTHYVTGDSLYVIKAADGTYKKLWIDQLASGSYTFRFANLDGTNDVNTSLVKGDFAGKNFGYYSLVDEDEADLEPISDEWELFFGQYITFIPSPYLVTGVLANAGVEIAKAYPVANPDEISDFENFTFSEMINTIGWDWKSFNQTTFSFELQDSLAFFVKTRADSVWRIQFTGFEGTSSGGNFIFAKENLGPFEEEPADTNTVSIRDFSEKLPKIKTYPNPASGSNITLLLDGSDFSGNAVLSIHSLNGAMLHQEQIFVDGGFQQNNINISNLAAGAYVLQLGNESFRIQQKLIIQ, via the coding sequence ATGAAAACGCTAATTACTAATTCCATTCTAATTTTTTTAATGCATTCCCTTTTTGCCCAAGCTACTTATGATACCGTTTCATTGGGCAATGGATATGCAAACCAAGCATGGTACCAACTGCAAAGTGGCAATACGACCACCGTTGCGAAAAATACTTGGGACATTGCTTTTGCTACCGGAGGCATGTCTTCTACCATCTGGATCAATTCCGCTGCTGATGTAGAGCTGTGGCGCTTTCCCAATGGCAGCACTTCCGATTGGGCAAGTTTGACAGACACTGCCGGAATCAGCACCTGGCAACAACTTTACAATTCAGAGGAAACTTGGGCAGTCGGTGCATTTTCACAAACCGCTGATCCCAATGATGATTTTGATCTGGGCTGGGGCACTTACAGCATGGTCACCCATTATGTAACGGGCGACAGCCTTTACGTTATCAAAGCGGCAGATGGCACTTACAAAAAACTTTGGATTGACCAATTGGCCAGCGGTTCCTACACTTTCCGATTTGCCAATTTGGACGGTACAAATGATGTAAATACCAGCTTGGTAAAAGGTGATTTCGCTGGCAAAAACTTCGGCTATTATTCCTTGGTAGATGAGGATGAAGCAGACTTGGAGCCAATTTCAGACGAGTGGGAATTGTTCTTTGGGCAGTACATTACATTTATTCCTTCGCCCTATCTCGTAACGGGTGTTTTGGCCAATGCCGGGGTGGAAATTGCCAAAGCATACCCTGTGGCAAATCCCGATGAAATTTCTGATTTTGAGAATTTTACTTTTTCTGAAATGATCAATACCATTGGCTGGGACTGGAAAAGTTTTAACCAAACGACTTTCAGCTTTGAATTACAGGATTCCCTTGCATTTTTTGTAAAAACCAGAGCAGACAGCGTTTGGCGCATTCAGTTCACAGGATTTGAAGGGACTTCTTCTGGAGGCAACTTCATTTTCGCCAAGGAAAATCTAGGTCCATTTGAAGAAGAACCTGCCGATACCAATACGGTTAGCATCAGGGATTTTTCCGAAAAATTACCCAAAATCAAAACCTATCCCAATCCTGCTTCTGGCAGCAATATCACACTCCTGCTGGATGGGTCTGATTTCAGCGGAAATGCAGTATTGAGCATTCACAGCTTAAATGGGGCAATGCTGCACCAAGAGCAAATATTTGTGGATGGTGGCTTTCAGCAAAACAATATCAATATTTCAAATCTGGCGGCAGGGGCTTATGTCTTGCAGTTGGGCAATGAATCATTCCGCATTCAGCAGAAATTGATCATACAGTAA